A genomic region of Kribbella sp. NBC_00382 contains the following coding sequences:
- a CDS encoding MDR family MFS transporter — MSDQVATTTGIDPQLKKLAIALITGAMAVILDTTIVSVGLHDIGAALGASVSTLQWVSTAYLIAMFTTIPLTGWAQSRLGGKRLWLIALSVFTAGSLLCALSWDAPSLIAFRALQGVGGGVMLPLMTTILMQAAQGRNLGRLMAAVSLPAAVGPILGPVFGGIILHYLSWHWMFLINLPLGIIGLILAIRLFPADEPGRRVRLDVVGLLLVSPGVVGVIYGLSQVGTKGGFGQSAVLVPMVAGLVLLAAFWWWASRRGEQALIDLQLFRHRALAVSTALLFLTGIALYGAMLVLPLYWQQVRGEDALGAGLLLAPQGIGALASRTLAGRLTDKIGGRWVAVTGFALMTIATVPFAFASESTNTWYLMAVLLVRGLGLGAVVIPLMTGAYVGLERHEMPDASIITRIAQQVGGSFGTAVLAVILTSAAANATSLVDAYGAAFWWATGFTAVAALLSLLLPKPAVTP, encoded by the coding sequence ATGTCCGATCAGGTTGCCACCACCACAGGTATCGATCCACAGCTCAAGAAGTTGGCGATCGCCCTGATCACCGGGGCGATGGCGGTCATCCTCGACACCACGATCGTCAGCGTCGGGCTGCACGACATCGGTGCTGCCCTCGGAGCGTCGGTGTCGACTCTGCAGTGGGTCAGTACGGCGTACCTGATCGCGATGTTCACGACGATCCCGCTCACCGGCTGGGCCCAGAGTCGCCTGGGCGGCAAGCGGCTGTGGCTGATCGCCCTGAGTGTCTTCACCGCCGGCTCGCTGCTGTGCGCGCTGTCCTGGGATGCGCCGAGTCTGATCGCGTTCCGTGCCCTGCAAGGCGTCGGTGGTGGCGTGATGTTGCCGCTGATGACGACGATCCTGATGCAGGCGGCCCAGGGCCGGAACCTCGGTCGCCTGATGGCCGCCGTCAGCCTGCCGGCCGCGGTCGGTCCGATCCTCGGGCCGGTGTTCGGCGGCATCATCCTGCACTACCTGAGCTGGCACTGGATGTTCCTGATCAACCTCCCGCTCGGCATCATCGGCCTGATCCTCGCGATCCGCCTGTTCCCCGCCGACGAACCGGGCCGCCGGGTCCGGCTCGACGTGGTCGGGCTGCTGCTCGTCTCGCCCGGTGTCGTCGGCGTGATCTACGGGCTGAGCCAGGTCGGCACCAAGGGCGGCTTCGGCCAGTCCGCGGTACTCGTCCCCATGGTGGCCGGGCTCGTGCTGCTGGCTGCGTTCTGGTGGTGGGCGTCCCGGCGTGGCGAGCAGGCCCTCATCGACCTCCAGCTGTTCCGCCATCGGGCGCTCGCCGTCTCGACCGCCTTGTTGTTCCTCACCGGCATCGCCCTGTACGGCGCAATGCTGGTCCTCCCGCTCTACTGGCAACAGGTCCGTGGCGAGGACGCCTTGGGAGCCGGTCTGCTCCTCGCACCACAAGGCATCGGCGCCCTCGCGTCCCGAACGCTGGCCGGCCGCCTCACCGACAAGATCGGCGGACGCTGGGTGGCGGTCACCGGGTTCGCTCTGATGACGATCGCGACGGTCCCGTTCGCCTTCGCCTCGGAGAGCACGAACACCTGGTACCTGATGGCGGTACTGCTCGTCCGCGGTCTCGGCCTGGGAGCAGTCGTCATCCCGCTGATGACCGGCGCGTACGTCGGACTCGAACGCCACGAGATGCCGGACGCGAGCATCATCACCCGGATCGCCCAGCAGGTCGGCGGCTCGTTCGGTACCGCCGTACTGGCCGTGATCCTCACCAGCGCTGCGGCCAACGCCACCAGCCTCGTCGATGCTTACGGCGCAGCCTTCTGGTGGGCGACCGGCTTCACCGCCGTCGCCGCGTTGCTCTCTCTGCTGCTCCCGAAACCCGCTGTGACACCCTGA
- a CDS encoding TetR/AcrR family transcriptional regulator, whose translation MDLESEPLRRRRGAELEDALLAAAWDELIETGYAALTFDAVAHRAGTSRPVIYRRWPTKAELVRAAVDHTMLRDLPVPPDTGALRTDLIALMHFANEHRAGFTVLLSYYLGPYFQETGTSPADLRESAFEHRSTGADLALDRAAARGELDPARLTPRIRSLPFDLYRHEALMTLKPVPDDVIEEIVDEIFLPLVQSTEREGSR comes from the coding sequence GTGGATCTTGAGAGCGAGCCTTTACGCCGTCGTCGTGGCGCCGAACTCGAGGACGCCCTGCTGGCCGCGGCCTGGGACGAGCTGATCGAAACCGGGTACGCCGCGCTGACCTTCGACGCGGTCGCGCACCGGGCGGGCACCAGCCGTCCGGTCATCTACCGCCGCTGGCCGACCAAGGCCGAACTGGTCCGCGCCGCCGTCGACCACACAATGCTGCGGGACCTCCCGGTCCCGCCCGACACCGGCGCACTCCGCACCGACCTGATCGCGCTGATGCATTTCGCCAACGAGCACCGCGCGGGCTTCACGGTGCTGCTCTCGTACTACCTCGGCCCGTACTTCCAGGAGACCGGCACCAGCCCGGCTGATCTGCGTGAGAGCGCCTTCGAGCACAGGTCGACAGGCGCCGACCTGGCCCTGGACCGCGCGGCCGCGCGCGGCGAACTGGACCCGGCCCGCCTCACCCCGCGCATCCGCTCGCTACCCTTCGACCTTTACCGCCACGAAGCCCTGATGACCCTCAAACCGGTCCCGGACGACGTGATCGAAGAGATCGTCGACGAGATCTTCCTCCCCCTCGTCCAATCCACTGAGCGAGAAGGATCACGATGA
- a CDS encoding alpha/beta hydrolase — translation MTLDWKPDLLGDDYQQHTIALGADPDGEGEVEATLVRRTAPAEPNRVVLYVHGFADYFFQTDLADFFTGRGAAFYALDLRKCGRARRPGQTAHYVSDLAQYDAELNRSVDLITREHPGLQVTVVAHSTGGLIAPLWLDRRRRSGQAVPVEALVLNSPWLDQQGSTMLRGPITWALVPLARFIPKRVLPAPVGGVYGNSIHISGTGEWDFDTALKPLIGFPVTVGWLNAVRRGHRKVHQGLEVGVPTLVLHSDKTHFAKSYTDAVDQADNVLDVKQIARWSPRLGARTTAVVIPNARHDVFLSQAAPRAEAYDTVTTWLGAVHRSE, via the coding sequence ATGACACTCGACTGGAAGCCCGATCTGCTCGGTGACGACTACCAGCAGCACACCATCGCGCTCGGCGCTGACCCCGACGGTGAAGGCGAGGTCGAGGCGACCCTGGTCCGGCGTACCGCGCCGGCCGAGCCCAACCGCGTTGTGCTCTATGTCCACGGCTTCGCCGACTACTTCTTCCAGACCGACCTCGCCGACTTCTTCACCGGCCGCGGCGCGGCGTTCTACGCCCTCGACCTCCGCAAGTGCGGCCGCGCCCGCCGTCCCGGCCAGACCGCCCACTACGTCTCCGACCTGGCCCAGTACGACGCTGAGCTCAACCGAAGCGTCGACCTCATCACCCGCGAACACCCGGGCCTGCAGGTCACCGTCGTCGCCCACTCGACAGGCGGACTCATCGCGCCTCTCTGGCTGGACCGGCGCCGCCGCAGCGGCCAAGCCGTCCCTGTCGAGGCACTGGTCCTCAACAGCCCGTGGCTAGACCAGCAGGGCAGCACCATGCTCCGCGGCCCCATCACCTGGGCCCTGGTCCCCCTCGCCCGCTTCATCCCGAAGCGAGTCCTGCCGGCCCCCGTCGGCGGCGTCTACGGAAACTCCATCCACATCTCCGGCACCGGCGAATGGGACTTCGACACCGCCCTCAAGCCACTGATCGGTTTCCCGGTCACCGTCGGCTGGCTCAACGCGGTCCGACGAGGGCACCGCAAGGTCCACCAAGGCCTGGAGGTCGGCGTACCGACCCTTGTCCTCCACTCCGACAAGACCCATTTCGCCAAGTCGTACACCGACGCCGTCGACCAAGCCGACAACGTCCTCGACGTCAAGCAAATCGCCCGCTGGTCCCCGCGCCTGGGAGCCCGCACCACCGCCGTAGTCATCCCCAACGCCCGCCACGACGTCTTCCTCAGCCAAGCCGCGCCCAGAGCCGAGGCCTACGACACCGTCACCACATGGCTCGGCGCCGTGCACCGCTCCGAGTGA
- a CDS encoding DNA gyrase/topoisomerase IV subunit B: MAAPTPRSTELDPTYNARNLLVLEGLEAVRKRPGMYIGSTDSRGLMHCLWEIIDNAVDEALAGHGERIDVVLHNDGSVEVRDKARGIPVDIEPKTGLSGVEVVFTKLHAGGKFGGGSYNASGGLHGVGASVVNALSARLDVEVDRGGVTWTTSFRRGVAGEFETEGADAAFTPSVGLRKAGRAKRGSIGTRIRYWADRQIFTKDATFNYDELVTRARQTSFLVPGLELVVRDERTDEVTEESFKHEGGISEFCEFLATDQKVTDVVRLTGTGHFSETVPMLDDAGHMTPTDVERDLEVDIAVRWGDGYETELRSFVNIVATPKGGTHVAGFERALPKVFTSALTGTRLLKSGEELIKDDVLEGMTSVVTVRLSEPQFDGQTKEVLGTPAASRIVAKVVQTELEAFLSSTKGVAKAQARAVMEKVVAASRTRVAARQHRELQRRKTALESSALPAKLADCRSNDVDRSELFIVEGDSALGTAKLARSSEFQALLPIRGKILNVQKASVGDMLKNAECASIIQVVGAGSGRTFDLEQARYGKIIFMADADSDGAHIRCLLATLFFRYMRPLVDAGRVYTAVPPLHRFELTNPKKGQEKYIYTYSDAEYQRKSAELMKKGVKWKEPPQRYKGLGEMDADQLAETTVDPRHRTLRRMTVDDGEEAAGVFDLLMGNDVAPRKEFIVQGAYELDENRIDA; the protein is encoded by the coding sequence GTGGCCGCCCCGACGCCTCGCAGTACCGAGCTCGACCCGACGTACAACGCCCGCAACCTCTTGGTGCTCGAAGGCCTGGAGGCGGTCCGGAAACGGCCGGGGATGTACATCGGCTCGACCGACAGTCGCGGCCTGATGCACTGCCTGTGGGAGATCATCGACAACGCCGTCGACGAGGCGCTGGCCGGACACGGTGAGCGGATCGACGTCGTGCTGCACAACGACGGATCGGTCGAGGTGCGCGACAAGGCCCGCGGCATCCCGGTCGACATCGAGCCGAAGACCGGGCTCAGCGGCGTCGAGGTGGTCTTCACCAAACTGCACGCCGGCGGCAAGTTCGGCGGCGGGTCCTACAACGCCTCCGGTGGTCTGCACGGTGTCGGCGCCTCCGTCGTGAACGCGCTGTCCGCGCGGCTCGACGTCGAGGTCGACCGTGGCGGCGTGACCTGGACCACCTCGTTCCGGCGGGGTGTGGCCGGCGAGTTCGAGACCGAGGGCGCCGACGCGGCCTTCACCCCGTCGGTCGGGCTGCGCAAGGCAGGCCGGGCCAAGCGGGGCTCGATCGGCACCCGGATCCGGTACTGGGCTGACCGGCAGATCTTCACCAAGGACGCGACCTTCAACTACGACGAGCTGGTCACCCGGGCGCGGCAGACGTCGTTCCTGGTGCCGGGCCTCGAGCTGGTCGTGCGCGACGAGCGCACCGACGAGGTGACCGAGGAGTCCTTCAAGCACGAGGGCGGGATCAGCGAGTTCTGCGAGTTCCTGGCCACCGACCAGAAGGTCACCGACGTTGTCCGGCTGACCGGTACCGGCCACTTCAGCGAGACCGTGCCGATGCTCGACGACGCCGGCCACATGACGCCGACCGATGTCGAGCGCGACCTCGAGGTGGACATCGCGGTCCGCTGGGGCGACGGCTACGAGACCGAGCTGCGGTCGTTCGTGAACATCGTGGCGACGCCGAAGGGCGGCACCCACGTGGCCGGCTTCGAGCGGGCGCTGCCGAAGGTGTTCACCAGCGCGCTGACCGGCACCCGGCTGCTGAAGAGCGGCGAGGAGCTGATCAAGGACGACGTGCTCGAGGGCATGACGTCGGTGGTCACGGTGCGGCTGTCCGAGCCGCAGTTCGACGGCCAGACCAAGGAAGTACTCGGTACTCCGGCCGCTTCGCGGATCGTCGCGAAGGTGGTGCAGACCGAGCTGGAGGCGTTCCTCAGCTCGACCAAGGGCGTGGCCAAGGCGCAGGCCCGCGCGGTGATGGAGAAGGTCGTCGCGGCCTCCCGGACCCGGGTCGCGGCTCGCCAGCACCGCGAGCTGCAGCGGCGCAAGACGGCGCTGGAGTCATCGGCGCTGCCGGCCAAGCTGGCTGACTGCCGCAGCAACGACGTGGACCGGTCCGAGCTGTTCATCGTCGAGGGTGATTCAGCGCTCGGTACGGCGAAGCTGGCCCGGAGCTCGGAGTTCCAGGCGCTGCTGCCGATCCGGGGCAAGATCCTGAACGTGCAGAAGGCGTCGGTCGGCGACATGCTGAAGAACGCCGAGTGCGCCTCGATCATCCAGGTGGTCGGCGCCGGCTCCGGCCGCACCTTCGATCTGGAGCAGGCGCGCTACGGCAAGATCATCTTCATGGCCGACGCCGACTCCGACGGCGCGCACATCCGCTGCCTGCTGGCGACGCTGTTCTTCCGCTACATGCGCCCGCTGGTCGACGCGGGCCGGGTCTACACCGCCGTACCGCCGCTGCACCGCTTCGAGCTGACGAACCCGAAGAAGGGGCAGGAGAAGTACATCTACACGTACTCCGACGCGGAGTACCAGCGGAAGTCGGCCGAGCTGATGAAGAAGGGCGTCAAGTGGAAAGAGCCCCCGCAGCGCTACAAGGGTCTCGGTGAGATGGACGCCGACCAGCTCGCGGAGACCACCGTCGACCCGCGCCACCGCACCCTGCGCCGGATGACCGTCGACGACGGCGAAGAAGCCGCCGGCGTCTTCGACCTCCTGATGGGCAACGACGTGGCCCCCCGCAAGGAGTTCATCGTCCAGGGCGCGTACGAACTGGACGAGAACCGCATCGACGCCTGA
- a CDS encoding DUF7455 domain-containing protein, protein MRPQVTTALAPSSTLSAADRCDRCGAQAYVRVTLTSGGELLFCAHHGREHADKLRNIAITIHDETGKLEDAKPAESVPAEGDR, encoded by the coding sequence ATGAGGCCTCAAGTGACTACAGCACTCGCCCCGAGTTCGACCCTGTCGGCTGCGGACCGTTGTGACCGCTGCGGCGCGCAGGCCTACGTTCGTGTGACCCTGACCTCCGGTGGGGAGCTACTTTTCTGCGCCCACCACGGACGGGAGCACGCGGACAAGCTGCGCAACATCGCGATCACCATCCACGACGAGACGGGCAAGCTCGAAGATGCCAAGCCCGCCGAGTCGGTCCCTGCGGAGGGCGACCGGTAA
- the yczR gene encoding aminotransferase-like domain-containing protein has protein sequence MDRSGDPAALADLIGHQLTGQSGGLYRRLADAIGALIGSAELPVGARLPAERPLAEALAISRSTVVAAYDELRARGLVESRRGSGTTVAPAASKGRSRADKRMPAGYGESLFHRIAHGPSEVIAMTYAVDPGIPELAAEVEDLARTELPLLLQGVGYHPRGLEVLRERIAEHFAESGLPTSPDEIVVTSGAHQAIALVTQMYLRTGAAVVIEQPSWPGCFDLFGAAGGRVVGVPLDDAGVRPDLLAAAFREHQPAMLFVMPTFHNPTGRLMSAARRRQVAELAAKHGVVVVEDNAYSAWDPAGPDVPAPLAAYAPKDAEVLTIGSVSKAVWGGLRIGWIRAPRPLAERLARHKALADLGSPVIEQALTARLLPRLAELTASRATMATARKQLMSQLLTKRLPEWQWEEPVGGSALWIRLPDTDARIFAQVALRHGVEVVAGRAMDPTGEHDDHLRVPFSYSAEVMSEAVDRLASAWRELRRHGPADVVPEIV, from the coding sequence GTGGACCGTTCGGGAGATCCGGCCGCACTCGCCGACCTGATCGGCCACCAGCTGACCGGCCAATCGGGTGGGCTCTACCGCCGCCTGGCCGACGCGATCGGCGCGTTGATCGGATCGGCCGAGCTTCCGGTCGGTGCGCGGTTGCCCGCCGAGCGTCCACTGGCCGAAGCGTTGGCGATCAGCCGGTCGACGGTCGTCGCGGCGTACGACGAACTGCGCGCCCGTGGACTGGTCGAGAGCCGCAGAGGCAGCGGTACGACGGTCGCGCCGGCCGCCTCCAAAGGCCGGTCACGCGCCGACAAGCGGATGCCCGCTGGGTACGGCGAATCGCTGTTCCACCGGATTGCGCACGGCCCGAGCGAAGTGATCGCCATGACGTACGCCGTCGACCCGGGCATCCCCGAGTTGGCGGCCGAGGTGGAGGACCTGGCGCGTACCGAGCTCCCGTTGCTACTCCAAGGAGTCGGCTATCACCCGCGCGGTCTCGAGGTACTACGTGAGCGCATCGCCGAGCACTTCGCCGAGTCAGGTCTGCCGACCAGCCCCGACGAGATCGTAGTGACGAGTGGAGCGCATCAGGCGATCGCGTTGGTGACGCAGATGTACCTGCGAACGGGTGCCGCGGTCGTGATCGAGCAGCCGAGCTGGCCGGGATGCTTCGACCTCTTCGGTGCCGCGGGTGGCCGCGTGGTCGGCGTACCGCTGGATGATGCCGGTGTGCGGCCCGATCTGTTGGCCGCCGCGTTTCGGGAGCATCAGCCGGCGATGCTGTTCGTGATGCCGACGTTCCACAACCCGACCGGCAGGTTGATGTCGGCGGCGCGACGACGGCAGGTCGCCGAATTGGCGGCCAAGCATGGCGTGGTGGTTGTCGAGGACAACGCGTACTCCGCGTGGGATCCGGCCGGTCCCGACGTACCGGCGCCGTTGGCGGCCTATGCGCCGAAGGACGCCGAGGTTCTCACGATCGGGTCGGTATCCAAGGCCGTCTGGGGCGGTTTGCGGATCGGCTGGATCCGCGCGCCGCGTCCGTTGGCCGAACGTCTCGCGCGCCACAAAGCGCTCGCCGATCTCGGCAGTCCGGTGATCGAGCAAGCACTCACCGCGCGATTGTTGCCGAGGCTCGCTGAACTCACTGCGTCGCGGGCGACAATGGCGACGGCGAGAAAGCAGTTGATGAGTCAGTTGCTGACGAAACGTCTACCGGAATGGCAGTGGGAAGAGCCCGTCGGCGGGTCCGCATTGTGGATCCGGTTGCCGGATACGGACGCGCGGATCTTTGCCCAGGTCGCGTTGCGGCACGGGGTCGAGGTCGTTGCCGGCCGGGCGATGGATCCGACCGGGGAGCACGACGACCACCTGCGGGTGCCGTTCAGCTACTCCGCCGAGGTGATGTCGGAGGCGGTCGACCGGCTGGCGTCGGCGTGGCGTGAGTTGCGGCGGCACGGCCCGGCGGACGTAGTACCGGAGATCGTCTGA
- a CDS encoding LysE family translocator, producing MGIGQALGFVGATVVLVGMPGPNNIYISLRSLTQGRRAGVVSAFAIETGSIVYILVAALGLAAVVQASPLVFTVISLAGAGYLAFLGVRTLRSSESQGVGGIKVTTLGRVFRDGVLVNLLNPKAALFFLAFLPQFTSRGAGTGQVRDEMLLLGLAVLVIGLALDLCYALGADAIGRRVRTGGRFGGLRKYVVAGIYLTIAAVAALGAL from the coding sequence ATGGGGATCGGGCAGGCGCTCGGGTTCGTCGGAGCGACGGTGGTACTGGTCGGGATGCCGGGACCGAACAACATCTACATCTCGCTCCGCAGCCTCACGCAGGGCCGCCGGGCCGGTGTGGTCTCCGCCTTCGCGATCGAGACCGGTTCGATCGTCTACATCCTGGTCGCCGCGCTCGGGCTCGCCGCCGTGGTGCAGGCATCGCCGCTGGTCTTCACAGTGATCTCGCTGGCGGGCGCGGGCTACCTGGCGTTTCTGGGAGTGCGGACCCTTCGCTCGTCCGAGTCGCAGGGGGTCGGCGGGATCAAGGTCACCACGCTCGGCCGGGTCTTCCGCGACGGAGTGCTCGTCAATCTGCTCAATCCGAAGGCCGCGCTGTTCTTCCTTGCCTTCCTCCCCCAGTTCACCAGCCGCGGAGCCGGTACCGGGCAAGTTCGCGACGAGATGCTGTTGCTCGGCCTCGCCGTGCTGGTCATCGGCCTGGCACTCGATCTTTGTTATGCGCTCGGTGCCGACGCGATCGGCCGCCGGGTCCGGACCGGCGGCCGTTTCGGTGGCCTGCGCAAGTACGTTGTCGCCGGCATCTATCTGACGATCGCGGCAGTCGCCGCGCTGGGAGCCCTCTAG
- a CDS encoding amylo-alpha-1,6-glucosidase, whose product MPDLHDLVTTLAAPWVVLSPRSGQLTGTGAEGVYARDRRILSRLEITVDGRPPKPVHVDEPASSTTRYGAVLDDLGDAGHDPTVTLLRTRQVDGAGVTERITVVNRSHDTVDCELIVALGTDLAGTAAVRSEAAADLPAIEPTADADGLHWDDGSGVRANVAFDPAPDLNQSWRLKVDPGESATVTLRLTASFPPATAFTIEPPAARPAYDGVELDCDDQRISRWIRRSLDDVAGLQLAADGGERYLGAGPPWYLTLFGRDSLISAGMLIPVDPQLAAGTLRALAAHQGSRVDPAAAEQPGKIPHELRAEVADHGGGLVLPAAYYGTHDATQLWITTLHKAWRWGMPEDEVRALLPNLQRALSWIRDYADPDGDGFLEYIDESGHGLANQGWKDSRDSVQWPDGTLATAPIALCEVQGYAYAAAIAGAELLDAFNLDGGADWRDWAAALRERFRATFWVDGYPAIALDAAKRPVAGPASNMGHLLGTGLLDAAEEAAVAKQLASPELNSGFGLRTLSTAMTQFNPLGYHTGSVWPHDTAMAIQGLYAAGHPATATSYVQGLLTAAESFDYRLPELYGGEGIDHETTPTPYPLSCRPQAWAAAAAIAVVVAALGIEPNVPAGTLDLTPATVLPWQRIKLEGVRVGDHVLSIRVSDGMLTVA is encoded by the coding sequence ATGCCTGACCTTCACGATCTCGTCACCACGCTCGCCGCTCCCTGGGTGGTGTTGTCACCGCGATCGGGGCAGTTGACCGGTACCGGCGCGGAGGGCGTCTACGCCCGCGACCGACGGATCCTGTCCCGGCTGGAGATCACCGTCGACGGCCGTCCGCCGAAGCCGGTCCACGTCGACGAACCCGCGTCCAGCACCACTCGGTACGGCGCGGTGCTGGACGATCTGGGCGACGCCGGCCACGACCCGACGGTGACTCTGCTCCGTACCCGGCAGGTGGATGGTGCCGGCGTCACAGAGCGCATCACCGTCGTGAACCGCTCCCACGACACCGTCGACTGCGAGCTGATTGTTGCCCTGGGCACCGACTTGGCCGGTACTGCGGCAGTCCGCAGCGAAGCCGCCGCCGACCTTCCGGCCATCGAGCCGACCGCCGACGCGGACGGCCTGCACTGGGACGACGGCTCAGGCGTCCGGGCAAATGTCGCCTTCGACCCGGCCCCGGACCTCAACCAAAGCTGGAGGTTGAAGGTCGATCCGGGCGAGTCGGCAACTGTGACGCTCAGGTTGACCGCGAGCTTCCCGCCGGCCACCGCCTTCACCATCGAGCCGCCTGCTGCCCGGCCGGCGTACGACGGTGTCGAACTCGACTGCGACGACCAGCGCATCAGCCGCTGGATCCGCCGCTCCCTGGACGACGTCGCCGGCCTGCAACTGGCCGCCGACGGGGGAGAGCGCTATCTCGGCGCCGGCCCGCCCTGGTATCTGACCCTCTTCGGCCGCGACTCACTCATCTCCGCCGGCATGCTGATCCCCGTCGACCCACAACTCGCCGCCGGTACTTTGCGCGCGCTCGCCGCGCACCAGGGCTCTCGCGTCGACCCCGCCGCCGCTGAGCAACCCGGCAAGATCCCGCACGAGCTGCGCGCCGAAGTCGCCGACCACGGCGGCGGCCTGGTCCTCCCCGCCGCGTACTACGGAACGCACGACGCAACCCAACTCTGGATCACCACGCTCCACAAAGCCTGGCGCTGGGGCATGCCCGAGGACGAAGTACGTGCGTTGCTCCCGAACCTCCAGAGAGCGCTCAGCTGGATCCGGGACTACGCGGACCCCGATGGAGACGGCTTCCTCGAGTACATCGACGAGTCCGGCCACGGGCTGGCCAACCAAGGCTGGAAGGACTCCCGCGACTCGGTCCAATGGCCCGACGGCACCCTGGCCACCGCGCCGATCGCGCTCTGCGAAGTACAGGGTTATGCCTACGCCGCAGCGATCGCCGGTGCCGAGCTCCTCGACGCCTTCAACCTCGACGGCGGCGCGGACTGGCGAGACTGGGCGGCGGCCCTCAGAGAGCGCTTCCGCGCGACCTTCTGGGTCGACGGCTATCCCGCCATCGCACTGGACGCCGCCAAGCGCCCGGTCGCCGGCCCAGCCTCCAACATGGGCCACCTCCTCGGCACCGGTCTGCTCGATGCCGCCGAAGAAGCCGCCGTCGCCAAGCAGTTGGCCTCGCCCGAGCTGAACAGCGGCTTCGGGCTCAGAACGTTGTCGACGGCAATGACTCAGTTCAACCCGCTCGGCTATCACACCGGCAGCGTCTGGCCGCACGACACCGCGATGGCAATCCAGGGCCTGTACGCCGCCGGCCACCCCGCCACCGCGACGTCGTACGTCCAAGGTCTACTCACCGCCGCCGAGTCCTTCGACTACCGACTGCCGGAGCTGTACGGCGGCGAAGGCATCGACCACGAGACCACGCCGACGCCCTACCCACTGTCCTGCCGTCCGCAAGCCTGGGCTGCCGCCGCCGCGATCGCCGTCGTGGTCGCAGCGCTGGGCATCGAACCGAACGTCCCCGCAGGCACCCTCGACCTCACTCCGGCCACCGTCCTGCCGTGGCAGCGGATCAAGCTTGAGGGAGTCCGCGTCGGCGACCACGTGCTGTCGATCCGCGTCAGTGACGGCATGCTCACTGTCGCCTAG
- a CDS encoding DUF456 domain-containing protein, which produces MNSVATVLVGVVIFVGILGIVIPVLPGAILSLAAILVWALEEQSATGWIVLSAAVVLIGASQVVKYIVPERRLRESGVPRRSMFVGVVLGIVGFFVIPVVGMFVGFPAGVYLSERQRLGTHDQAWTSTKHALRATGLSILIEFVGTSLAAAVWLVAVLFLV; this is translated from the coding sequence GTGAACAGCGTTGCGACGGTCCTGGTCGGCGTGGTCATCTTCGTCGGCATCCTCGGCATCGTGATCCCGGTGCTGCCCGGCGCCATCCTCAGCCTGGCCGCGATCCTGGTCTGGGCGCTGGAGGAGCAGAGCGCGACCGGCTGGATCGTGCTGTCCGCCGCGGTGGTGCTGATCGGGGCCAGCCAGGTGGTCAAGTACATCGTGCCGGAGCGGCGGCTGCGCGAGTCCGGCGTACCGCGAAGATCGATGTTCGTCGGTGTGGTGCTCGGGATCGTCGGGTTCTTCGTGATCCCGGTGGTCGGCATGTTCGTCGGCTTCCCGGCCGGCGTGTACCTGTCCGAGCGGCAGCGGCTGGGCACGCACGACCAGGCCTGGACGTCGACCAAACACGCTCTGCGAGCGACCGGTCTCTCGATCCTGATCGAGTTCGTCGGTACGTCGCTGGCCGCGGCCGTCTGGCTCGTCGCCGTGCTCTTCCTGGTCTGA
- a CDS encoding response regulator transcription factor, whose protein sequence is MSPHLLVVDDEPNIVELLSASLRFAGYEVTTATHGAEALRKAREVEPDLVVLDVMMPGLDGFEVVRRLRGEDRHVPVLFLTARDAVEDKVLGLHTGGDDYVTKPFSLDELVARVRALLRRSGHREQTATEPAVLRYADLELNEDSYEVFKAGEAVQLSLTEFKLLRCLLENAERVMSKGQILSAVWNYDFAGDAGVVESYMSYLRRKVDTGDQKLLHTVRGVGYVLRTPRGPN, encoded by the coding sequence ATGAGCCCGCACCTGCTGGTCGTCGACGACGAACCGAACATCGTCGAGCTGCTGTCCGCGAGTCTGCGCTTCGCCGGGTACGAAGTGACCACGGCGACGCACGGCGCCGAGGCGTTACGCAAGGCCCGCGAGGTCGAACCCGACCTCGTCGTGCTGGACGTGATGATGCCCGGCCTGGACGGCTTCGAGGTGGTCCGCCGGCTGCGCGGTGAGGACCGGCACGTACCCGTGCTGTTCCTCACCGCGCGCGACGCGGTCGAGGACAAGGTCCTCGGACTGCACACCGGCGGCGACGACTACGTGACCAAGCCGTTCAGCCTGGACGAGCTGGTGGCCCGGGTGCGCGCTCTGCTACGCCGCTCGGGCCACCGCGAGCAGACGGCGACAGAGCCCGCGGTACTTCGGTACGCGGATCTGGAGCTGAACGAGGACAGCTACGAGGTGTTCAAGGCGGGTGAGGCGGTGCAACTCTCGCTGACCGAGTTCAAGCTGCTGCGCTGCCTGCTGGAGAACGCGGAGCGGGTGATGTCCAAGGGCCAGATCTTGTCAGCCGTCTGGAACTACGACTTCGCGGGCGACGCGGGCGTGGTCGAGTCGTACATGTCCTACCTCCGCCGCAAGGTCGACACCGGCGACCAAAAACTCCTCCATACAGTTCGAGGCGTCGGCTACGTCCTCCGCACCCCCCGAGGCCCCAACTAA